The following are encoded together in the Pseudomonas maumuensis genome:
- a CDS encoding Na/Pi cotransporter family protein, translating to MLTLLNLLSAVALLVWGTHIVRTGILRVYGSNLRRVLGQNMNKRPLAFIAGILVTAMVQSSNATAMLVTSFVGQGLMAMTPALAIMLGADVGTALMARVLTFDLSWLSPLLIFLGVIFFLSRKQTRAGQLGRVGIGLGLIILALQLIVHAAAPITHAQGVKVLFASLTGDILLDALIGALFAMVSYSSLAAVLLTATLAGAEVISLPVAIGLVIGANIGSGLLAFLTTSLQNSAGRRVALGSLLYKVIGLLLIIPVLHPLVEWMDSLSFSPQELVIGFHLLYNTLRCLLMLPTVKPMGRLCSYLLPERDNGNGHHQPRHLDPTALNTPSLALANAVRETLRLGDIVDSLLEAMLGALRGTQTALPQQVRALGEDAEALYNAIKLYLAQMPREDLAEQDNRRWAEIIELAINLKLASDLIERMLRKVQQQKTSQRREFSQVGLEELTGLQEQLLANLRLGLSVFLSADPQSAHQLLREKRRFRAQERRLAHAHVSRLQRKVVQSIETSSLHLELIADMKRLNSLFCSSAYVVLGGTDTGGLMLDSVPDEARQP from the coding sequence ATGCTGACCCTGCTCAATCTGCTCTCCGCCGTGGCGTTGCTGGTGTGGGGCACCCATATCGTGCGTACCGGCATCCTGCGGGTCTATGGCTCGAACCTGCGCCGGGTGCTCGGCCAGAACATGAACAAGCGCCCGCTGGCCTTCATCGCCGGGATCCTGGTCACCGCCATGGTGCAGAGCAGCAACGCCACCGCCATGCTGGTCACCTCGTTCGTCGGCCAGGGCCTGATGGCCATGACCCCGGCCCTGGCGATCATGCTCGGCGCCGACGTCGGGACCGCGCTGATGGCGCGGGTGCTGACCTTCGACCTGTCCTGGCTGTCGCCGCTGCTGATCTTCCTCGGGGTGATCTTCTTCCTCTCGCGCAAGCAGACCCGCGCCGGCCAGCTGGGCCGCGTCGGCATCGGCCTGGGCCTGATCATCCTGGCGCTGCAACTGATCGTCCACGCCGCCGCGCCGATCACCCACGCCCAAGGGGTGAAGGTGCTGTTCGCCTCGCTGACCGGCGATATCCTCCTCGACGCCCTGATCGGCGCGCTGTTCGCCATGGTTTCCTACTCCAGCCTGGCGGCCGTGCTGCTCACCGCGACCCTGGCGGGCGCCGAAGTGATCAGCCTGCCGGTGGCCATCGGCCTGGTGATCGGCGCCAACATCGGCAGCGGCCTGCTGGCCTTCCTCACCACCAGCCTGCAGAACAGCGCCGGGCGCCGGGTGGCGCTGGGCAGCCTGCTGTACAAGGTGATCGGCCTGCTGCTGATCATCCCGGTGCTGCACCCGCTGGTGGAATGGATGGACAGCCTGAGCTTCAGCCCGCAAGAACTGGTGATCGGCTTCCACCTGCTCTACAACACTTTGCGCTGCCTGCTGATGCTGCCAACGGTGAAACCCATGGGCCGCCTGTGCAGCTACCTGCTGCCCGAACGCGACAACGGCAACGGCCACCATCAGCCACGCCACCTGGACCCGACCGCGTTGAACACCCCCAGCCTGGCGCTGGCCAACGCCGTGCGCGAGACCCTGCGCCTGGGCGATATCGTCGACAGCCTGCTCGAGGCCATGCTTGGCGCCCTGCGCGGCACCCAGACAGCCTTGCCGCAACAGGTCCGGGCCCTCGGGGAGGATGCCGAGGCGCTGTACAACGCCATCAAGCTGTACCTGGCGCAGATGCCCCGTGAAGACCTCGCCGAGCAGGACAACCGGCGCTGGGCGGAGATCATCGAGCTGGCGATCAACCTCAAGCTGGCCAGCGACCTCATCGAGCGCATGCTGCGCAAGGTACAGCAGCAGAAGACCTCGCAACGCCGGGAGTTCTCCCAGGTCGGCCTGGAGGAACTGACCGGCCTGCAGGAGCAGCTGCTGGCCAACCTGCGCCTGGGCCTGTCGGTGTTCCTCAGCGCCGACCCGCAGAGCGCGCACCAGCTACTGCGCGAGAAACGCCGCTTTCGCGCCCAGGAACGGCGCCTTGCCCACGCCCATGTCAGCCGCCTGCAACGTAAAGTGGTGCAGAGTATCGAGACCAGTTCGCTACACTTGGAGCTGATTGCCGACATGAAACGTTTGAACTCTTTGTTCTGCAGCAGTGCCTATGTGGTACTGGGCGGCACCGACACCGGCGGGCTGATGCTCGACAGCGTGCCGGACGAAGCCCGCCAGCCTTGA
- a CDS encoding DUF5924 family protein yields MPPLPSFILRIIELLKRYPGIIALYGFLSGIGSFILVDRQAGLARWIAIAMLVSWVWLMLENTLTELFARTFKREIPQPLLRFATQMIHQESLFFVLPFFFITTTWNSGQLIFTGLLGAAGLISIVDPLYHKWLAPRRWLFLALHTLTLFAAMLTALPIILHLTTAQSFKLALIAAMALSFPSLASSFPINNWRRGVALVLVTLAVGGGGWLLRSWVPPATLWMTDVAISTEVLNRQPGSSLEEVAASRIRSGGLYAYTAINAPRGLNERIYHVWQLDGKEVDRIALDIHGGRKEGYRAWTHKQNFPPNPVGKWQVRVLTEDGQVIGVLRFKVVDS; encoded by the coding sequence ATGCCCCCACTCCCCAGCTTCATCCTGCGCATCATCGAGCTGCTCAAGCGCTACCCCGGCATCATCGCGCTCTACGGTTTCCTCTCGGGCATCGGCAGCTTCATCCTGGTCGACCGCCAGGCCGGTCTGGCCAGGTGGATCGCCATCGCGATGCTGGTCAGCTGGGTCTGGCTGATGCTGGAGAACACCCTCACCGAGCTGTTCGCCCGCACCTTCAAGCGCGAGATCCCGCAACCGCTGCTGCGCTTCGCGACGCAGATGATCCACCAGGAAAGCCTGTTCTTCGTCCTGCCGTTCTTCTTCATCACCACCACCTGGAACAGCGGCCAGCTGATCTTCACCGGCCTGCTCGGCGCCGCCGGGCTGATCTCGATCGTCGACCCGCTGTACCACAAGTGGCTGGCGCCAAGGCGCTGGCTGTTCTTGGCGCTGCACACCCTGACGCTGTTCGCGGCCATGCTTACGGCATTGCCGATCATCCTTCATCTGACTACCGCGCAAAGTTTCAAGCTGGCACTGATAGCCGCCATGGCGCTGTCGTTCCCAAGCCTGGCCAGCAGCTTCCCGATCAACAACTGGCGTCGGGGCGTGGCCCTGGTGCTGGTGACCCTGGCGGTGGGCGGCGGCGGCTGGCTGCTGCGCTCCTGGGTGCCGCCGGCCACGCTGTGGATGACCGACGTGGCGATCAGCACCGAAGTGCTCAATCGTCAGCCGGGTTCGTCGCTGGAGGAAGTGGCGGCCAGCCGCATCCGCAGTGGCGGGCTGTATGCCTACACCGCCATCAACGCGCCGCGCGGGCTGAACGAGCGCATCTACCATGTGTGGCAGCTCGACGGCAAAGAGGTCGACCGCATCGCTCTGGACATCCACGGCGGGCGCAAGGAAGGCTACCGCGCCTGGACCCACAAGCAGAACTTCCCGCCCAACCCGGTGGGCAAGTGGCAGGTGAGGGTGCTTACCGAGGACGGGCAGGTGATCG
- a CDS encoding TerC family protein, which produces MEWLTSPEIWVAFFTLTALEIVLGIDNIIMISILVSRMPKHMQPRTRIFGLALAMVTRIMLLLSITWVMRLTDDLFHVLGEGISGRDLILFFGGLFLLWKSSQEIYHGLEGEDENPDEPKGAGGKFFYTIIQIAIIDIVFSLDSVITAVGMVSHVPVMIAAIIVAVLVMMLCAGTISDFIDKHPSLKMLALSFLIVVGTVLIAESFDVHVPKGYVYFAMAFSLAVEAINIRMRTAMARKKGKEHDPVKLRKDIPGQ; this is translated from the coding sequence ATGGAATGGCTGACCAGCCCGGAAATCTGGGTTGCCTTTTTCACCCTCACCGCGCTTGAGATCGTGCTCGGGATCGACAACATCATCATGATCTCGATCCTGGTCAGCCGCATGCCCAAGCACATGCAACCGCGCACGCGGATCTTCGGCCTGGCCCTGGCCATGGTCACGCGGATCATGCTGCTGCTGTCCATCACCTGGGTCATGCGCCTAACCGATGACCTGTTCCATGTGCTGGGCGAGGGTATCTCCGGGCGCGACCTGATCCTGTTCTTCGGCGGCCTGTTCCTCCTGTGGAAAAGCTCCCAGGAGATCTACCACGGCCTGGAAGGCGAGGACGAAAACCCCGACGAGCCGAAAGGGGCAGGTGGCAAGTTCTTCTACACCATCATCCAGATCGCCATCATCGACATCGTGTTCTCGCTGGACTCGGTGATCACTGCGGTGGGCATGGTCTCCCACGTGCCGGTGATGATCGCCGCGATCATCGTCGCGGTACTGGTGATGATGCTCTGCGCCGGCACCATCAGCGACTTCATCGACAAGCACCCGTCGCTGAAGATGCTCGCGCTTTCGTTCCTGATCGTCGTCGGTACCGTGCTGATCGCCGAATCTTTCGATGTGCATGTGCCGAAGGGCTACGTCTACTTCGCCATGGCTTTCTCGCTGGCGGTGGAGGCGATCAACATCCGCATGCGCACGGCGATGGCACGCAAGAAGGGCAAGGAACACGATCCAGTGAAACTGCGCAAGGACATCCCGGGTCAATAA
- a CDS encoding M16 family metallopeptidase, whose protein sequence is MRCLLFVCLLICSLPTLALDRSRVEGYLLPNGLQVILKSGYERDHVSIRLVVGVGLDDFDCDQRELPHLLEHLLFSGIDETGEGGLEERIQALGGEWNAFTSSADTTFVIEAPARNQRKVLDLLLAVVRDTHIDAKALATAKKIIEREDGGHYGRLQRWLDRQDIGHPASDQLATELGLKCPERSNLDDMTLEQVQQLREHWYVANNMSLIVVGGLDRLLPAYLERTFGELPATEPEERRNLESISQQAEQRRDLTRGWLGDSVKLHWLFIEPTLEEGHDQTLELLSRYLDWALYDQLRLRHGLSYGPSAQRESFGDSGLLSLNADLERQDLDKALKVLEQLFDHLRKHGLDPDTFARIKEAAIARESWTTQGNPALADYYWGALNAYEDGRFTDPVRELRQVSLKQADAALRELLKEPGYLRIEKPLLGYDELYGLVALLLGLVLAVGLIRRRGPRAKPSGATRAP, encoded by the coding sequence ATGCGTTGCCTGTTGTTCGTTTGCCTGCTGATCTGCAGCCTGCCCACGCTCGCCCTCGACCGCTCGCGGGTCGAGGGCTACCTGTTGCCCAACGGCCTGCAGGTGATCCTCAAGTCCGGCTACGAGCGCGACCATGTGTCGATCCGCCTGGTGGTAGGCGTGGGCCTGGACGACTTCGACTGTGACCAGCGCGAGCTGCCGCACCTGCTCGAGCACCTGCTGTTCAGCGGTATCGACGAGACGGGCGAGGGCGGCCTGGAGGAGCGCATCCAGGCCCTGGGCGGGGAGTGGAACGCCTTCACCAGCAGCGCCGACACCACCTTCGTCATCGAAGCCCCGGCGCGCAACCAGCGCAAGGTGCTCGACCTGCTGCTGGCGGTGGTCCGCGACACCCACATCGACGCCAAGGCGCTGGCCACCGCGAAAAAGATCATCGAACGCGAGGACGGTGGCCATTACGGCCGCCTGCAGCGCTGGCTCGATCGCCAGGACATCGGCCACCCAGCCAGCGACCAATTGGCCACCGAACTGGGCTTGAAATGCCCCGAGCGCTCCAACCTCGACGACATGACGCTGGAACAGGTCCAGCAGTTGCGCGAGCACTGGTATGTGGCCAACAACATGTCGCTGATCGTCGTCGGCGGCCTCGACCGCCTGCTGCCAGCCTACCTGGAACGCACCTTTGGCGAGCTGCCGGCGACCGAGCCCGAAGAGCGCCGCAACCTCGAAAGCATCAGCCAGCAGGCCGAGCAGCGCCGCGACCTGACCCGCGGCTGGCTGGGCGACAGCGTCAAGCTGCACTGGCTGTTCATCGAGCCGACGCTGGAGGAGGGGCACGACCAGACCCTCGAGCTGCTGTCGCGCTACCTGGACTGGGCGCTGTACGACCAGTTGCGCCTGCGTCACGGGTTGTCCTACGGGCCGTCGGCACAACGCGAGAGCTTTGGCGACAGCGGGCTGCTAAGCCTGAATGCCGACCTCGAGCGCCAGGACCTCGACAAGGCACTCAAGGTACTCGAGCAGTTGTTCGACCACCTGCGCAAGCATGGCCTGGACCCGGACACCTTCGCCCGCATCAAGGAGGCGGCAATTGCCCGGGAGAGTTGGACCACCCAGGGCAACCCGGCGCTCGCCGACTACTACTGGGGGGCGCTCAACGCCTACGAGGACGGGCGTTTCACCGACCCGGTGCGAGAGCTTCGCCAGGTCAGCCTGAAACAGGCCGATGCGGCGCTGCGCGAGCTGCTCAAGGAGCCAGGGTACCTGCGCATCGAAAAGCCGTTGCTGGGGTATGACGAGCTGTATGGGTTGGTGGCGTTGTTGCTGGGGTTGGTCCTGGCGGTCGGGCTGATCCGCCGGCGCGGGCCACGCGCCAAGCCCAGCGGTGCTACACGGGCGCCTTGA